A single Lolium perenne isolate Kyuss_39 chromosome 6, Kyuss_2.0, whole genome shotgun sequence DNA region contains:
- the LOC127306615 gene encoding probable protein phosphatase 2C 26, with translation MGSGASRLLTACACSRPPPASVDAEPCLDDALGHSFCYANSAANPAAAAYSSSSFRHGISGAALSANSSVPVPLYLSDAAGGPMPPPPNYSSAFHTSSSFSSAPLQLSNLSSGPLFLSGPIDRGAQLSGPLDAATVPHSGPLPHKPSTTKRTSSSSRRFRKPSLFGGSLRRTTSEKHHHRTLTTAPPLRPNPDDPDDGVQWAHGRAGEDRVHVVVSEDQRWLFVGIYDGFNGPEAPDFLVASLYRFLLRELRGIFYHDAARDHHSRRLWQFLAEDDAADDDSELDFSGSGRFALSLAKLKERRFNMWAHAAAVGDDEIGRDWAVTRKLAPAPAVRDHGAVLAALTRALAAAEAAYLDMTDQSMASHPELAVTGACLLVALVRDDDVYVMNLGDSRAIVAQRADDDHACGMRMDDIGVGLEIEARLDALQLSVDHSTSIQEEVQRIKLEHPDDDHCIVNDRVKGRLKVTRAFGAGYLKQAKLNNGLLEMFRNEYIGDAPYISCIPSLCHHKLTAKDQFLVLSSDGLYQYLSNEEVVLHVENFMDRFPEGDPAQSLIEELLSRAAKKAGMDFHELLDIPQGDRRKYHDDVTVMVVSLEGRIWKSSGMYV, from the exons ATGGGCAGCGGCGCGTCACGCCTGCTCACCGCGTGCGCGTGCTCGCGGCCCCCGCCGGCGTCCGTCGACGCCGAGCCCTGCCTCGACGACGCGCTCGGCCACTCCTTCTGCTACGCCAACTCCGCCGccaaccccgccgccgccgcctactcctcctcctccttccgcCACGGCATCTCCGGCGCCGCGCTCTCCGCCAACTCCTCCGTGCCCGTCCCGCTCTACCTCTCCGACGCAGCCGGCGGCCCCATGCCGCCGCCACCCAACTACTCCTCCGCCTTCCacacctcctcctccttctcctcagcCCCACTACAGCTCTCCAACCTCTCCTCGGGCCCGCTCTTCCTCTCCGGCCCCATCGACCGCGGCGCGCAGCTCTCCGGCCCGCTCGACGCCGCCACCGTCCCCCACTCCGGCCCGCTCCCCCACAAACCCTCCACCACCAAgcgcacctcctcctcctcccgccgctTCCGCAAACCCTCCCTCTTCGGCGGCAGCCTCCGCCGCACCACCTCCGAGAAGCACCACCACCGCACCCTCACCACCGCCCCTCCCCTCCGCCCCAACCCCGACGACCCCGACGACGGCGTGCAGTGGGCGCACGGCCGCGCGGGGGAGGACCGCGTgcacgtcgtcgtctccgaggaCCAGCGCTGGCTCTTCGTCGGCATCTACGACGGCTTCAACGGGCCCGAGGCGCCCGACTTCCTCGTCGCCAGCCTCTACCGCTTCCTCCTGCGCGAGCTCCGCGGCATCTTCTACCACGACGCCGCGCGCGACCACCACAGCCGACGCCTCTGGCAGTTCCTCGCCGAGGACGACGCCGCCGACGACGACAGCGAGCTCGACTTCTCCGGCTCCGGCCGATTCGCGCTGTCCCTCGCCAAGCTCAAGGAGCGGCGCTTCAACATGTGGGCGCACGCGGCCGCCGTCGGCGACGACGAGATCGGCAGGGACTGGGCGGTGACCAGGAAGCTGGCGCCCGCGCCCGCGGTCAGGGACCACGGGGCCGTGCTGGCCGCGCTCACCCGGGCGCTCGCCGCGGCCGAGGCCGCCTACCTCGACATGACCGACCAGTCCATGGCCTCGCACCCGGAGCTGGCCGTCACCGGCGCGTGCCTGCTCGTGGCCTTGGTCAGGGACGACGATGTCTATGTCATGAACCTTGGGGACAGCCGCGCCATTGTGGCGCAGCGCGCGGATGATGACCATGCCTGTGGAATGCGGATGGATGACATCGGGGTGGGCTTGGAGATCGAGGCGAGGCTCGACGCGCTGCAGCTGTCTGTTGATCATAGCACCAGCATCCAAGAG GAAGTGCAGAGAATCAAACTTGAACATCCTGATGATGATCATTGTATTGTAAATGACAGAGTGAAGGGCCGTTTAAAAGTTACTCGAGCATTTGGTGCTGGGTATCTCAAACAG GCAAAGTTGAACAATGGACTGCTAGAGATGTTCCGCAATGAGTACATAGGTGATGCACCATACATATCATGCATACCTTCTCTTTGCCACCACAAGCTCACTGCAAAGGACCAGTTTCTGGTTCTTTCTTCTGATGGGTTATATCAGTACCTGAGCAACGAGGAGGTAGTTCTCCATGTTGAGAATTTCATGGATAGGTTTCCTGAAGGTGATCCAGCACAGAGTTTAATTGAGGAGCTTCTTTCGCGTGCAGCAAAGAAAGCTG GTATGGATTTCCACGAGCTATTAGATATACCTCAAGGCGATCGGAGAAAATACCATGACGATGTCACTGTCATGGTTGTTTCTCTGGAAGGTAGGATCTGGAAATCATCTGGAATGTATGTGTGA